The Elusimicrobiota bacterium genome includes a region encoding these proteins:
- a CDS encoding RNA polymerase sigma factor: MSPKRDPAQMERLVEEHSERGYQFAYGLCGNSEEAKELVQEAFYRVFRSWDRYDRSQPLETWFLTILRNIYVDSVRSCEHRFGVRLDAALAPEQGDGATLADSLADTKEEAVLERLTRESQLAEVRQALDSLTMEHKAILTLFDVDGLGYEQIAEALDCPLGTVRSRLSRARRALKRAILKSEPEVEHHGM, translated from the coding sequence ATGAGCCCCAAGCGGGACCCGGCGCAGATGGAGCGGCTCGTGGAGGAGCATTCGGAGCGGGGCTACCAGTTCGCCTATGGGCTTTGCGGCAACAGCGAGGAGGCCAAGGAGTTGGTGCAGGAGGCCTTCTACCGCGTCTTCCGGAGCTGGGACCGCTACGACCGCTCCCAGCCGCTGGAGACTTGGTTCCTGACCATACTTAGGAACATCTACGTTGACAGCGTCAGGAGCTGCGAGCACAGGTTCGGCGTGCGCCTCGACGCCGCCTTGGCGCCCGAGCAGGGGGACGGCGCCACTCTCGCCGACAGCCTCGCCGACACCAAGGAAGAGGCGGTCCTGGAGCGGCTCACGCGGGAGAGCCAATTGGCCGAAGTGCGCCAGGCGCTGGACAGCCTCACGATGGAGCACAAGGCGATCCTGACCCTTTTCGACGTGGATGGACTCGGCTACGAGCAGATCGCCGAGGCCCTCGACTGCCCCCTGGGCACGGTGCGCTCCCGGCTCAGCCGGGCCCGCAGGGCGCTCAAGAGGGCGATCCTCAAGTCGGAGCCGGAGGTGGAACACCATGGAATGTGA
- a CDS encoding zf-HC2 domain-containing protein — protein MECDRMRESLESYAAGRLPAAEASRLEAHLQVCPACSRELRWVRVLKAAVRGVPRPALPADLRAALMRQARAAAQPRPAWLESWRFSWRLAAGFGCASAFAAAVAVLAVSRFSTGTEELSLDEVLEAHSRYELTMPAADRDALFTGLSLRLSQEGGRHD, from the coding sequence ATGGAATGTGACCGGATGCGGGAGTCTCTCGAATCCTACGCCGCGGGCAGGCTCCCCGCCGCGGAGGCGTCCCGGCTCGAGGCCCACCTGCAGGTCTGCCCGGCCTGCTCCCGGGAACTGCGCTGGGTGCGCGTCCTCAAAGCGGCCGTGCGCGGCGTGCCCCGGCCCGCGTTGCCGGCGGACCTGCGCGCGGCGCTCATGCGTCAGGCCCGCGCGGCGGCGCAACCGCGCCCGGCTTGGCTGGAGTCCTGGCGCTTCTCTTGGCGCCTAGCGGCCGGGTTCGGCTGCGCCTCGGCCTTCGCCGCCGCGGTGGCGGTCCTGGCCGTCAGCCGCTTCTCCACCGGGACCGAGGAGCTCTCTTTGGACGAGGTCCTGGAAGCGCACAGCCGCTACGAGCTCACCATGCCGGCCGCTGACCGCGACGCCCTCTTCACCGGCCTGAGCCTGCGCTTGTCCCAGGAAGGAGGCCGTCATGACTAG
- a CDS encoding glycosyltransferase family 1 protein translates to MRIGLDISSALAGNSGLDMYVKNLVKGLAAVDQENEYFLYSAFWSRPDRMAAFDLPLAGNFRPAFKRFPQRLLLPADEFGLGLQERWLRDWKLDLFHGLGNTIPRLHSLPSVVTVHHVGGLSPQATAWDRFYFDFLTTRSVRRAHAVVAVSEFTRGEILRRWSLDPTRVATVLEGGPAPEFRPREGRRPPTRARPFILHVGSFLEHKNIPTLVKAYHGLLARAPECVGDLVLAGHGGRDLARVESLIRELGLGGRVDILTGASRGEIVSLYQDAAAVVVPSLIEGFGFAALEAMACGAPILVSRAGALPELVGDAGLVFDPLDCKALTLGLQRILTDASLAADLRRRGLERVRRFSWDKTARDTIEVYRRTLGQGR, encoded by the coding sequence ATGCGCATCGGTCTTGACATCAGCTCGGCACTGGCCGGGAACAGCGGCTTGGACATGTACGTCAAGAACCTGGTCAAGGGCTTGGCCGCAGTCGACCAGGAGAACGAGTACTTTCTCTACAGCGCCTTCTGGTCCAGACCGGACCGGATGGCCGCATTCGATTTGCCGCTGGCCGGGAATTTCCGTCCTGCGTTCAAGCGTTTTCCCCAACGCCTGCTCCTCCCAGCAGATGAATTCGGGCTGGGACTGCAGGAACGGTGGCTGCGCGATTGGAAGCTCGATTTGTTCCATGGTCTGGGGAACACGATTCCTCGCCTCCACAGCCTGCCCAGCGTGGTGACCGTGCATCATGTTGGGGGGCTATCCCCTCAGGCTACGGCCTGGGACCGCTTTTACTTCGACTTCCTCACGACCCGATCCGTCCGGCGCGCCCACGCAGTCGTGGCGGTCTCGGAGTTCACCCGGGGAGAGATCCTGCGACGGTGGAGCCTGGACCCCACCCGCGTCGCGACCGTGCTGGAGGGCGGGCCTGCGCCGGAGTTCCGGCCGCGCGAGGGCCGGCGGCCCCCGACGCGCGCCCGCCCTTTCATCCTGCATGTCGGCAGTTTTCTCGAGCACAAGAACATCCCGACTTTGGTCAAAGCCTACCATGGATTGCTGGCCCGGGCTCCGGAGTGCGTGGGGGACCTGGTGCTCGCGGGACACGGAGGACGAGACCTGGCCCGGGTCGAGAGCCTCATCCGTGAGCTGGGCCTCGGCGGCCGGGTCGATATACTGACCGGAGCGTCGCGCGGCGAAATCGTCTCCCTCTATCAGGATGCGGCGGCGGTCGTGGTGCCCTCGCTGATCGAGGGCTTCGGTTTCGCGGCCCTGGAAGCGATGGCTTGCGGGGCGCCCATCCTGGTATCGCGGGCGGGAGCTCTCCCTGAACTCGTCGGCGACGCGGGCCTGGTCTTCGACCCTCTGGATTGCAAGGCCTTGACCCTCGGATTGCAGAGGATACTGACCGACGCATCCCTAGCGGCGGACTTGCGGCGGCGCGGGCTGGAGCGGGTGCGCCGCTTCTCCTGGGATAAGACCGCCCGCGACACCATCGAGGTCTATCGACGGACCCTGGGCCAAGGCCGATGA
- a CDS encoding SDR family oxidoreductase, translated as MNDEPTREVLITGGAGYVGCVLVPKLLDAGYHVTVFDIMYYGDRNLPSHPRLKVVRADIRDTARLDSELAGTDAVIHLACISNDPSFELDAGLGKSINFDCFEPMLKACRAAGVRRFIYASSSSVYGVSEAPDVTEEHPLKPLTDYSKYKALCEDVLRRYQAPDFCTVIIRPATVCGYSPRMRLDLSVNILTNLAVNNRRITVFGGSQKRPNLHIGDMADLYLRLLGLPDEKLAGDTFNAGYQNYSIADLAQMVRRVVEAEMPEKAPIEIVTSATDDLRSYHVSSGKIAAKLGFKPTRTVEDAIADLCRAFKARQLPDSLTDPRYFNVKTMKALTSARSA; from the coding sequence ATGAACGACGAACCTACAAGAGAGGTCCTCATCACTGGTGGGGCCGGCTACGTAGGCTGCGTCCTCGTGCCCAAGCTCCTCGATGCCGGATACCACGTCACGGTATTCGACATCATGTATTACGGGGACCGCAACCTCCCATCTCACCCGCGGCTCAAGGTCGTCCGGGCCGACATCCGCGACACCGCTCGCTTGGACTCCGAGTTGGCCGGGACGGACGCGGTCATCCATCTGGCCTGCATCTCCAACGATCCCAGCTTCGAGCTCGACGCCGGCCTGGGCAAGTCAATCAACTTCGACTGCTTCGAGCCCATGCTCAAGGCCTGCCGCGCCGCCGGGGTCAGGCGCTTCATCTACGCCTCCTCCAGTTCCGTCTACGGCGTCAGCGAAGCCCCGGACGTCACCGAGGAGCACCCCCTCAAGCCCCTCACGGACTACAGCAAGTATAAGGCCCTATGCGAGGACGTACTGCGCCGTTACCAAGCTCCGGATTTCTGCACGGTCATCATCCGGCCGGCCACCGTCTGCGGCTACTCCCCGCGCATGCGCCTCGACCTCTCGGTCAACATCCTGACCAACCTCGCGGTCAACAACCGCCGCATCACGGTCTTCGGCGGCAGCCAGAAGCGCCCGAACCTGCACATCGGGGACATGGCCGACCTCTACCTCCGGCTCCTGGGGCTCCCCGATGAGAAACTGGCCGGCGACACCTTCAACGCCGGTTATCAGAACTACTCCATCGCCGACCTGGCCCAGATGGTGCGCAGGGTGGTGGAGGCCGAGATGCCGGAGAAGGCGCCCATCGAGATCGTGACCAGCGCCACGGACGACCTGCGCTCCTATCACGTCTCCTCCGGGAAGATCGCCGCCAAGTTGGGGTTCAAGCCCACGCGCACGGTGGAAGACGCCATCGCCGACCTCTGTCGCGCCTTCAAGGCCCGCCAGCTCCCGGACAGCCTCACCGACCCCCGTTACTTCAACGTCAAGACCATGAAGGCCCTCACCTCCGCGAGGAGCGCATGA
- a CDS encoding HAMP domain-containing sensor histidine kinase: MNAKTPEVAQWEDLVIRQPEQPVPAPVPAPVPVKAPEQMQASYLTHELRAPVTAIRLGLEILQEQVLRKLESDEKQMLNLAIKNTARLEGLINDIMDYSKIVAGKMTVTTEPCEARALIGDAVDAMQTMALSKGVKLVKDIEEGLPRVSAEARRVVQVLTNLISNAIKFSPTRGTVTVSVKAGRYEHAGALVFRVKDMGCGIPAEDIEKVFDMFVQSASSVQKKTEGTGLGLTLARTMVELHGGRIWAESWKGAGASFSFTIPIAPEDMARKVELYPKPVEYHGLLVSLYRRLNAFFAMFV; encoded by the coding sequence GTGAACGCCAAGACCCCAGAAGTGGCGCAGTGGGAAGACCTGGTGATCCGCCAGCCCGAACAGCCGGTCCCGGCCCCGGTGCCGGCGCCGGTGCCCGTGAAGGCTCCCGAGCAGATGCAGGCCTCCTACCTCACCCATGAATTGCGCGCCCCGGTCACTGCGATCCGTCTGGGCCTGGAGATCCTCCAGGAGCAGGTCCTGCGCAAGCTGGAATCCGATGAGAAGCAGATGCTGAACTTGGCGATCAAGAACACCGCGCGCCTCGAAGGGCTCATCAACGACATCATGGACTACTCAAAGATCGTGGCGGGCAAGATGACCGTCACAACGGAGCCCTGCGAGGCGCGCGCCCTCATCGGCGACGCCGTGGACGCCATGCAGACCATGGCCCTCTCCAAGGGCGTCAAGCTGGTCAAGGACATCGAGGAAGGCCTGCCCCGGGTCTCGGCCGAAGCGCGGCGCGTGGTCCAGGTCCTGACCAACCTCATCTCCAACGCCATCAAGTTCAGCCCCACCCGCGGGACCGTCACGGTCTCGGTCAAGGCCGGCCGCTACGAGCACGCCGGAGCTTTGGTCTTCCGGGTCAAGGACATGGGCTGCGGCATCCCGGCCGAGGACATCGAGAAGGTCTTCGACATGTTCGTGCAGTCCGCGTCCAGCGTCCAGAAGAAGACCGAGGGCACGGGCCTGGGCCTGACCTTGGCCCGGACCATGGTGGAGCTGCACGGCGGCCGCATCTGGGCCGAGAGCTGGAAAGGCGCCGGCGCGAGCTTCTCCTTCACGATTCCGATCGCCCCCGAGGACATGGCCCGCAAGGTCGAGCTCTACCCGAAGCCGGTCGAGTACCACGGCCTGCTGGTCTCGCTCTACCGCCGCCTCAACGCGTTCTTCGCGATGTTCGTCTAG
- the radC gene encoding DNA repair protein RadC, with amino-acid sequence MNAPRAAAYASSPRPGVLLRDLHPVERPREKLARSGPEALSDQELLALVLRTGYSGRSVMDLSSSLLVQFTDGLAEAGFAALRRVKGVGETRAAALVASFELARRFSGRPDHRPTLDSPGRVLEAVPQEVREGRKEHLLAFYLNARSQLLRQETVSIGTLSASLVHPREVFSPAVANSAAAVIVVHNHPSGDCSPSPDDRDTTRRLCRAGEILGIPLLDHIIVSGSACFSFREHGLLG; translated from the coding sequence ATGAACGCGCCGCGGGCGGCCGCCTACGCCTCATCGCCTCGGCCGGGAGTGCTCCTGCGCGACCTGCATCCGGTGGAAAGGCCGCGTGAGAAGCTGGCCCGGTCCGGCCCCGAGGCCCTGAGCGACCAGGAGCTCCTGGCCTTGGTCCTGCGCACGGGCTATTCCGGCCGCAGCGTCATGGACCTGTCCTCGTCTTTGCTGGTCCAGTTCACGGACGGCCTGGCGGAAGCGGGCTTCGCCGCGCTGCGCCGGGTCAAAGGCGTGGGCGAGACCCGGGCCGCGGCTTTGGTGGCCTCTTTCGAGCTGGCCCGGCGCTTCTCCGGCAGGCCGGACCACCGGCCCACCCTGGACAGCCCGGGACGGGTCCTGGAGGCCGTCCCGCAGGAGGTCCGCGAGGGGCGCAAGGAGCATCTCCTGGCCTTCTACCTCAACGCCCGCAGCCAGCTTCTGCGCCAGGAGACGGTCTCCATCGGCACGCTCTCGGCGAGCCTGGTCCACCCGCGCGAGGTCTTCTCCCCAGCCGTGGCTAACTCGGCCGCGGCGGTCATCGTCGTGCACAACCATCCCTCCGGCGACTGCTCGCCCTCTCCAGACGACCGGGACACCACCCGGCGCCTCTGCCGAGCCGGGGAGATCCTGGGCATCCCGCTCTTGGACCACATCATCGTGTCGGGCTCGGCGTGCTTCAGCTTCCGCGAGCACGGTCTCCTGGGCTAG